One Helicoverpa zea isolate HzStark_Cry1AcR chromosome 11, ilHelZeax1.1, whole genome shotgun sequence genomic window carries:
- the LOC124634772 gene encoding trans-Golgi network integral membrane protein TGN38-like, translated as MFRYFLTFLLVNTCYQSLGIPLQPIRQRQVISNSLNILASQCENHLLADILKSKLEYCTINVPPYSKRQFQCLILYDMSTQLCTAVASAKLAITKESLLKIDEKQDVNAVCTQAKEWVFTNITEYVNYTESAEKFFKLPATCGEVCGVEEAMTEANYYCKFFKWGLEMLKSQVVSTMANNANNNAAAAPAITEPDFNAKADIPVPINSNPINTQETKTKTYSGQIKQTETVAAKTTPQKNTADEEVAKSETAAQATSKQTLNEDDNADKVEEDSNVNVNPADEPVPAMPENVIPSSDVANKSKVANEEKPAGVEDTLLPEAGKDLSAPVDQKLVPVLDNPKPKPGVDAEDYGDSDGNDNVGDDDGEDPGLEIKPQQEEVNQNNFVRNKSVLPSSHESDASQKEYFPNSMPDGFSDEDNDHFFPFFMTSVVLMVLLYVLYHNKSKVSKVFFGLILEGRQSGRRRNSRGHAYRRLDTLEQAMSANTAAPPSKIIY; from the exons ATGTTTCGCTATTTCCTTACCTTTCTGTTAGTAAATACGTGCTACCAGAGTTTGGGGATTCCTTTACAACCGATAAGACAGAGACAAGTAATATCGAATTCACTCAATATACTTGCAAGTCAATGCGAAAATCATTTATTGGCCGATATACTCAAAAGCAAATTAGAATATTGCACCATAAACGTACCGCCTTATAGTAAAAGACAGTTTCAATGTTTGATACTGTACGACATGAGTACGCAATTGTGCACAGCTGTAGCTTCGGCTAAACTAGCAATCACCAAGGAATCACTACTTAAAATAGACGAGAAACAGGATGTAAACGCAGTTTGCACACAGGCTAAAGAGTGGGTATTTACTAATATTACGGAATACGTGAATTACACAGAATCTGCAGAAAAGTTCTTCAAACTGCCAGCCACTTGTGGTGAGGTCTGTGGCGTCGAGGAGGCTATGACTGAGGCTAATTACTACTGCAAATTCTTCAAGTGGGGTTTGGAGATGTTGAAGAGCCAAGTTGTGTCTACAATGGCCAATAATGCCAACAACAATGCTGCTGCTGCGCCTGCAATCACAGAACCTGACTTCAACGCTAAGGCTGATATACCCGTCCCTATCAACAGTAACCCCATTAACACTCaagaaacgaaaacaaaaacatatagtGGCCAGATTAAGCAAACAGAGACTGTTGCCGCTAAGACTACCCCACAGAAGAACACTGCTGATGAGGAAGTAGCAAAGTCTGAGACTGCAGCCCAAGCAACATCTAAGCAAACTCTAAATGAGGATGACAATGCTGACAAGGTTGAAGAAGATTCCAATGTCAATGTTAACCCAGCTGATGAACCTGTACCAGCCATGCCAGAAAATGTAATTCCTAGCAGTGATGTTGCCAACAAGTCCAAGGTAGCTAATGAAGAAAAACCTGCTGGTGTTGAGGATACTCTGTTGCCAGAAGCAGGTAAAGATTTGTCTGCTCCTGTCGATCAGAAGTTGGTGCCTGTGCTTGATAACCCAAAACCAAAACCTGGTGTTGATGCTGAGGATTATGGAG aCTCAGATGGCAATGACAATGTaggtgatgatgatggtgaagaCCCTGGATTGGAGATCAAGCCACAACAGGAAGAAGTAAACCAGAATAACTTTGTCAGAAACAAATCGGTTCTTCCCTCCTCTCATGAAAGCGACGCATCACAAAAAG AATACTTCCCCAATTCGATGCCCGATGGCTTCTCTGATGAAGACAACGATCATTTCTTCCCGTTCTTCATGACGTCAGTCGTTCTTATGGTGTTGTTATACGTTCTGTACCACAACAAGAGCAAAGTTAGCAAAGTG ttctTCGGTTTAATACTGGAAGGGCGTCAAAGCGGTCGCCGCCGCAACAGCCGAGGCCACGCCTACCGACGCCTCGACACTTTGGAACAAGCCATGAGCGCCAACACCGCAGCTCCGCCCAGCAAGATCATATACTAA
- the LOC124634771 gene encoding uncharacterized protein LOC124634771 isoform X2 has protein sequence MYTLIEIALSVGVLVTLVTVLSACVCGCKNSNQKASTQNSQRSLPEIPHAVGRPDSGDTASEIYATVNLDEGDKTVATASTSRDHAYEHAYAKVQNESHNILVEVTTDETPEREIQIDEREVGQNPAESVVISASVAISGQLPSSQELPYITPPSPRPNTDNTTHFSGDSTDSAKGYTSISVREPLSNIRAQSTKQPSQPHYATVSDDSDEMYAAIEEASVGEGSDTYAQISTEPRRRDPTPDLLHSDPTYVARRSAPPDVGASTSNATHSRQASSSSCSNSTGALGSPKPEKRQANSPLPPPPHATASHVTSHVTSHVTSHVTVHAPHNMAHVTSHSSAHAVPRQPAIEQAQRHQRMSSTGDLHFNHDKLRRSLNEKHQRNSSCVSSSDFYGCNYPVEKPRMFSTSSGDLVRPLVAREMNIDIDQRDSQTDNLYNSIDGPGFSDYSSADANTSLNSDRRVTESPSRNVEEMYAKIMKKSKGKPEETAKRSKDFTGADAEPHTSKYRGDDPGYETIDRKKSINHGYETIAHKERKSSQNQDPGYETVKDISKAGPNSNFSNNNLLKLNHLAVDSGPNSIVSSDAGYEHISKTDNNASDSDPNYEVLRNQPPTPPYATIAPNYKVQPTYSTVNKKPSKYNNWPANNNEEPTLEPNYESMPHDPLYNTGSESDPNYESVRPKDPNYESVSAQDPNYESLRCKDPKYESVRSKDSKYDSVRSKKDPNYESVKYFELSKSEPPYEKVNNEASGSSSVERSDSAAGYEKISVPNRSEPKTSINNGGDATVSDYFQV, from the exons ATGTATACTTTAATAGAAATAGCTTTAAGTGTGGGGGTGCTCGTCACTCTCGTTACCGTACTTTCAGCATGTGTCTGTGGCTGCAAGAATTCCAACCAGAA AGCGTCTACTCAGAACAGTCAGCGAAGTTTGCCAGAAATACCGCATGCGGTCGGAAGGCCCGATAGCGGAGATACCGCGTCAGAAATTTACGCCACCGTCAACTTGGATGAAG GTGACAAGACAGTAGCGACGGCGTCCACGAGCCGGGACCACGCTTACGAGCACGCCTACGCCAAAGTTCAGAATGAAAGCCATAATAT TCTGGTCGAAGTGACGACTGATGAAACACCTGAACGAGAAATCCAAATAGATGAAAGGGAAGTGGGACAAAATCCTGCAG AATCGGTGGTAATATCGGCTTCGGTGGCGATAAGCGGGCAGCTACCTTCGAGCCAGGAGTTGCCTTACATCACGCCGCCCTCGCCTCGGCCTAACACTGATAATACAACACATTTCAGCGGAGATTCTACTGACTCAGCTA aggGCTACACGAGCATATCAGTGCGAGAACCGCTGAGTAACATTCGTGCTCAGAGCACCAAGCAACCATCACAGCCGCACTATGCCACAGTATCGGATGACTCCg ATGAGATGTACGCAGCGATCGAAGAGGCGAGCGTGGGTGAAGGTTCGGACACATACGCTCAGATCTCCACCGAGCCTCGCCGACGGGACCCCACGCCCGATCTACTACATTCGGACCCCACTTACGTCGCTAG ACGCAGTGCCCCGCCCGATGTTGGTGCATCCACGTCTAATGCTACACACTCCAGACAAG CATCGTCATCATCATGTTCAAACTCAACGGGAGCGTTAGGCTCTCCGAAGCCTGAGAAGCGGCAAGCCAACTcgccgctgccgccgccgcctcaCGCCACGGCTTCACACGTGACGTCACACGTCACGTCGCATGTGACGTCACACGTCACGGTGCACGCGCCGCACAACATGGCGCACGTGACGTCACACTCGTCCGCACATGCGGTGCCGCGACAGCCCGCCATAGAACAAGCACAAAGACACCAGAGGATGTCAAGTACAg GTGATCTCCATTTCAATCATGACAAATTACGACGGAGTCTCAACGAAAAACACCAACGAAATAGTAGTTGCGTCAGCTCGTCTGATTTTTACGGTTGCAATTACCCAGTTGAGAAGCCTCGGATGTTTAGTACTAGTTCCGGGGATTTAGTAAGACCTCTTGTTGCTAGAGAAATGAACATCGATATCGACCAACGTGATAGTCAAACTGACAATCTGTACAATTCTATCGACGGGCCCGGCTTCAGTGACTATTCGTCGGCAGATGCCAACACCAGTTTAAATTCAGATCGTCGTGTCACTGAGAGTCCTTCGCGCAACGTAGAAGAGATGTATGCTAAGATAATGAAAAAATCTAAAGGCAAACCAGAGGAGACGGCTAAACGATCAAAAGATTTCACTGGTGCTGATGCCGAGCCACACACGTCGAAATACCGAGGCGATGATCCAGGGTACGAAACTATAGACCGTAAAAAATCTATCAATCATGGATACGAAACCATTGCGCACAAAGAGCGGAAATCGTCTCAAAATCAAGATCCGGGGTATGAAACAGTTAAAGATATAAGCAAAGCAGGACCAAACTCGAACTTTTCAAACAATAACTTATTGAAACTAAATCATCTAGCGGTTGATAGTGGTCCTAACAGCATAGTCAGCAGTGATGCCGGTTATGAGCATATTTCTAAGACTGATAATAACGCTTCAGATTCCGATCCGAATTACGAAGTGCTGAGGAACCAACCGCCAACTCCACCTTATGCAACGATCGCGCCAAACTACAAAGTGCAACCGACCTACTCCACGGTCAATAAGAAACCCTCCAAGTACAATAACTGGCCTGCAAACAATAACGAAGAACCCACCCTCGAGCCCAATTATGAGTCAATGCCTCATGACCCTCTCTATAACACGGGAAGTGAATCAGATCCCAATTATGAATCAGTTCGTCCCAAAGACCCCAACTACGAAAGTGTGAGTGCACAAGATCCAAATTATGAATCACTGAGATGCAAAGACCCCAAATACGAGTCGGTACGATCGAAGGACTCTAAATATGATTCGGTGCGCTCCAAAAAGGATCCGAATTACGAAAGCGTGAAGTATTTTGAGCTGTCGAAGTCGGAACCGCCATATGAAAAGGTTAACAACGAAGCATCCGGGAGTAGTAGTGTGGAGAGGTCTGACTCAGCAGCAGGATATGAGAAGATTAGTGTACCAAACAGAAGCGAGCCTAAAACCAGTATTAATAACGGAGGGGACGCCACCGTCAGTGATTACTTTCAAGTGTAA
- the LOC124634771 gene encoding uncharacterized protein LOC124634771 isoform X1: MYTLIEIALSVGVLVTLVTVLSACVCGCKNSNQKSELVGTAGVVKIRFDEEAPSPTPTTPASIKRASTQNSQRSLPEIPHAVGRPDSGDTASEIYATVNLDEGDKTVATASTSRDHAYEHAYAKVQNESHNILVEVTTDETPEREIQIDEREVGQNPAESVVISASVAISGQLPSSQELPYITPPSPRPNTDNTTHFSGDSTDSAKGYTSISVREPLSNIRAQSTKQPSQPHYATVSDDSDEMYAAIEEASVGEGSDTYAQISTEPRRRDPTPDLLHSDPTYVARRSAPPDVGASTSNATHSRQASSSSCSNSTGALGSPKPEKRQANSPLPPPPHATASHVTSHVTSHVTSHVTVHAPHNMAHVTSHSSAHAVPRQPAIEQAQRHQRMSSTGDLHFNHDKLRRSLNEKHQRNSSCVSSSDFYGCNYPVEKPRMFSTSSGDLVRPLVAREMNIDIDQRDSQTDNLYNSIDGPGFSDYSSADANTSLNSDRRVTESPSRNVEEMYAKIMKKSKGKPEETAKRSKDFTGADAEPHTSKYRGDDPGYETIDRKKSINHGYETIAHKERKSSQNQDPGYETVKDISKAGPNSNFSNNNLLKLNHLAVDSGPNSIVSSDAGYEHISKTDNNASDSDPNYEVLRNQPPTPPYATIAPNYKVQPTYSTVNKKPSKYNNWPANNNEEPTLEPNYESMPHDPLYNTGSESDPNYESVRPKDPNYESVSAQDPNYESLRCKDPKYESVRSKDSKYDSVRSKKDPNYESVKYFELSKSEPPYEKVNNEASGSSSVERSDSAAGYEKISVPNRSEPKTSINNGGDATVSDYFQV, from the exons ATGTATACTTTAATAGAAATAGCTTTAAGTGTGGGGGTGCTCGTCACTCTCGTTACCGTACTTTCAGCATGTGTCTGTGGCTGCAAGAATTCCAACCAGAA AAGTGAGTTGGTTGGTACGGCCGGTGTGGTCAAAATTCGTTTTGATGAGGAAGCCCCATCTCCAACGCCTACCACTCCGGCCTCTATCAAGCG AGCGTCTACTCAGAACAGTCAGCGAAGTTTGCCAGAAATACCGCATGCGGTCGGAAGGCCCGATAGCGGAGATACCGCGTCAGAAATTTACGCCACCGTCAACTTGGATGAAG GTGACAAGACAGTAGCGACGGCGTCCACGAGCCGGGACCACGCTTACGAGCACGCCTACGCCAAAGTTCAGAATGAAAGCCATAATAT TCTGGTCGAAGTGACGACTGATGAAACACCTGAACGAGAAATCCAAATAGATGAAAGGGAAGTGGGACAAAATCCTGCAG AATCGGTGGTAATATCGGCTTCGGTGGCGATAAGCGGGCAGCTACCTTCGAGCCAGGAGTTGCCTTACATCACGCCGCCCTCGCCTCGGCCTAACACTGATAATACAACACATTTCAGCGGAGATTCTACTGACTCAGCTA aggGCTACACGAGCATATCAGTGCGAGAACCGCTGAGTAACATTCGTGCTCAGAGCACCAAGCAACCATCACAGCCGCACTATGCCACAGTATCGGATGACTCCg ATGAGATGTACGCAGCGATCGAAGAGGCGAGCGTGGGTGAAGGTTCGGACACATACGCTCAGATCTCCACCGAGCCTCGCCGACGGGACCCCACGCCCGATCTACTACATTCGGACCCCACTTACGTCGCTAG ACGCAGTGCCCCGCCCGATGTTGGTGCATCCACGTCTAATGCTACACACTCCAGACAAG CATCGTCATCATCATGTTCAAACTCAACGGGAGCGTTAGGCTCTCCGAAGCCTGAGAAGCGGCAAGCCAACTcgccgctgccgccgccgcctcaCGCCACGGCTTCACACGTGACGTCACACGTCACGTCGCATGTGACGTCACACGTCACGGTGCACGCGCCGCACAACATGGCGCACGTGACGTCACACTCGTCCGCACATGCGGTGCCGCGACAGCCCGCCATAGAACAAGCACAAAGACACCAGAGGATGTCAAGTACAg GTGATCTCCATTTCAATCATGACAAATTACGACGGAGTCTCAACGAAAAACACCAACGAAATAGTAGTTGCGTCAGCTCGTCTGATTTTTACGGTTGCAATTACCCAGTTGAGAAGCCTCGGATGTTTAGTACTAGTTCCGGGGATTTAGTAAGACCTCTTGTTGCTAGAGAAATGAACATCGATATCGACCAACGTGATAGTCAAACTGACAATCTGTACAATTCTATCGACGGGCCCGGCTTCAGTGACTATTCGTCGGCAGATGCCAACACCAGTTTAAATTCAGATCGTCGTGTCACTGAGAGTCCTTCGCGCAACGTAGAAGAGATGTATGCTAAGATAATGAAAAAATCTAAAGGCAAACCAGAGGAGACGGCTAAACGATCAAAAGATTTCACTGGTGCTGATGCCGAGCCACACACGTCGAAATACCGAGGCGATGATCCAGGGTACGAAACTATAGACCGTAAAAAATCTATCAATCATGGATACGAAACCATTGCGCACAAAGAGCGGAAATCGTCTCAAAATCAAGATCCGGGGTATGAAACAGTTAAAGATATAAGCAAAGCAGGACCAAACTCGAACTTTTCAAACAATAACTTATTGAAACTAAATCATCTAGCGGTTGATAGTGGTCCTAACAGCATAGTCAGCAGTGATGCCGGTTATGAGCATATTTCTAAGACTGATAATAACGCTTCAGATTCCGATCCGAATTACGAAGTGCTGAGGAACCAACCGCCAACTCCACCTTATGCAACGATCGCGCCAAACTACAAAGTGCAACCGACCTACTCCACGGTCAATAAGAAACCCTCCAAGTACAATAACTGGCCTGCAAACAATAACGAAGAACCCACCCTCGAGCCCAATTATGAGTCAATGCCTCATGACCCTCTCTATAACACGGGAAGTGAATCAGATCCCAATTATGAATCAGTTCGTCCCAAAGACCCCAACTACGAAAGTGTGAGTGCACAAGATCCAAATTATGAATCACTGAGATGCAAAGACCCCAAATACGAGTCGGTACGATCGAAGGACTCTAAATATGATTCGGTGCGCTCCAAAAAGGATCCGAATTACGAAAGCGTGAAGTATTTTGAGCTGTCGAAGTCGGAACCGCCATATGAAAAGGTTAACAACGAAGCATCCGGGAGTAGTAGTGTGGAGAGGTCTGACTCAGCAGCAGGATATGAGAAGATTAGTGTACCAAACAGAAGCGAGCCTAAAACCAGTATTAATAACGGAGGGGACGCCACCGTCAGTGATTACTTTCAAGTGTAA
- the LOC124634345 gene encoding nucleoporin NDC1 — protein MEMETKSEIFSKRLITAVLWNIGLQSFLAVVLVFLIQVDFLHPVSWITSTLHEIFGWKMGLNIVLLGLVSFFQAYVYGSYYMMPLPKYFTRFSMFLNMFSVQNAMFSILYALSGYFTMGLYSSLAKSNYNVLKKKCDFYDGQCLVEQSLFLQFGGMWMGLYYFLNIHIFGTTLLMFPHIYQDKFQQIKLAINNILSMGFRNSIMPVAYYCAFYYLWGNKPRSVVSEVYSLYLEDPPLDNVVNLMRSGIWIGLWFYTSLFFVSVYTMRTVFNIILTEPMKFPIESTKTLVLHNALALRSQFNGYLGAQDLKIMSMTDSARRQEIFTLSQPGGHPRNWNNLLEQCISIINDFSKELDAVNGDAKTNELEKSAAIRNIGNVSTSNGFTYSGNIRNMAHSPKLKDIKKHNMDAEEDSLGDIIKQEFNIFLHKLCQKPGISYLFGELTDTKLKFLLMQAQPVMWTCEGLSCIAAASLNEDKYGVVQNDLPIVISTLINLKQNLDKLTKPGLVPRKHMLNDVYAIKMKTALISSVKRSIYKIAITFSKYIHEIPLDSDIQVALQPFLMCKEA, from the coding sequence ATGGAAATGGAAACAAAAAGTGAAATTTTCTCGAAGAGACTTATTACTGCAGTGTTATGGAACATCGGACTCCAAAGTTTTCTCGCAGTTGTACTGGTATTTTTGATACAAGTCGACTTCCTGCACCCTGTCTCATGGATCACTTCAACTCTCCACGAAATATTTGGTTGGAAGATGGGTTTGAATATCGTGCTTCTTGGATTAGTCTCATTTTTTCAAGCCTACGTTTATGGAAGCTACTATATGATGCCACTACCTAAATACTTTACGAGATTCTCGATGTTTTTGAATATGTTTTCAGTACAAAATGCCATGTTCAGTATACTGTACGCATTGAGTGGTTACTTTACTATGGGCTTGTATTCTTCGTTGGCTAAAAGcaattacaatgttttgaagAAGAAATGTGACTTTTATGATGGCCAATGTTTGGTGGAACAAAGTCTCTTTCTGCAGTTTGGAGGAATGTGGATGGGTTTATACTATTTCCTGAATATTCACATATTTGGAACTACATTGTTGATGTTCCCTCACATTTATCAAGACAAGTTTCAACAAATCAAGCTAGCCATCAATAACATTCTCTCAATGGGATTTAGAAATTCCATAATGCCAGTGGCATATTATTGTGCATTCTATTATTTGTGGGGGAATAAACCTAGGAGTGTAGTGTCCGAGGTGTACAGTTTATACTTGGAAGATCCTCCTTTAGACAATGTTGTAAACTTGATGAGGTCTGGCATCTGGATTGGTCTTTGGTTCTACACAAGTTTATTCTTTGTGTCAGTTTACACAATGAGaactgtttttaatataatacttactgAACCAATGAAATTTCCTATTGAGTCAACAAAAACTTTAGTGCTCCATAATGCATTGGCTTTGAGGTCACAGTTTAATGGATATCTAGGAGCTcaagatttaaaaattatgtccATGACTGATAGTGCAAGACGGCAGGAAATATTTACCTTGTCTCAACCCGGAGGACATCCCAGAAATTGGAATAATTTGTTAGAGCAGTGTATCAGCATTATCAACGATTTTAGCAAAGAATTAGATGCTGTCAATGGAGATGCAAAAACAAATGAGCTTGAGAAATCTGCTGCAATCAGAAATATTGGGAATGTGTCCACTAGTAATGGTTTCACATATTCTGGCAATATAAGAAATATGGCACATTCACCCAAATTAAAGGATATTAAAAAGCATAACATGGATGCAGAGGAAGATTCTCTTGGTGATATTATTAAACAGGAATTTAACATTTTCCTTCATAAGCTGTGTCAAAAACCTGGTATCAGTTATTTGTTTGGAGAACTGACAGACACAAAATTAAAGTTCCTGTTGATGCAGGCTCAGCCTGTGATGTGGACTTGTGAAGGTTTGTCCTGTATTGCTGCAGCCTCCTTGAATGAAGATAAATATGGAGTGGTACAGAATGACTTGCCTATTGTGATATCTACATTAATTAATCTCAAACAAAACTTAGATAAATTGACAAAACCTGGCCTGGTGCCGAGGAAGCATATGCTGAATGATGTTTATGCCATCAAAATGAAGACTGCTTTGATCTCATCAGTAAAAAGAAGTATTTATAAGATTGCCATCACATTCTCAAAGTACATTCATGAAATACCTTTGGATTCAGATATTCAAGTTGCATTGCAGCCATTTTTGATGTGTAAGGAAGCATGA